TTCGCTGCGCGGTATCGATGTGTTCTGTGCGGTCGGTGCGGCGAGTACCGTGGGGTCGTCGTCGATGTAGCGTCCCGGGCCGTGATGCATTTGCGCACGGCTTTCGTCGGGGCTGCCCAACAGGGCCGCAATGGCGGTGGGCGTCAGCATCTCGGGCACCGGCGGTCGCCCGCTCGAGGCTGAGGGGGCGCCGGATGCCGAGGATTCGTTCGCCGGAGGCGATATGGAGGCAAGCGACTGAGCAGGCTCCGGCACGGGTGAGGGCGACGTCGCTGCTAGCGATTCGCCCGCGACGTCGGGCGCGCCGATGTCGCTCGTGGCAACGGCGTCGGCAAGCGACGCGTCTTCGACGAGCGCTGTGCCCGTCGCACTCGTGGTTTCGGCGGCCCCGGTGGACGCATCGTCACTCGCGTCGCTCGGCGGGTCGCAAAGATAGACGCGTCCGTCGAACACTTCTCGACAGTTGCCGCAACGCACGAGGCCGTCGCGCAGCTTAAGCTGGTCCGCGACGACGCGAAAGACCGTATGGCAGTGAGGGCAGCGGGTAGCGAGAACGCGCGAGGACTGGGTCATGGGACTCGGGGGCTCGGCGCGTGATGCGCGGCTTAGCTGGCGGCCTGCCCGTGCAGGCAGACCCAGCCATCGTGAGCGCGCCAGACCGACATCTTCATATAGGGCGCGTAGGCCGCGATCACCTCGTCAGCCTGTCGTTCCAGCACGCCAGACAGCGCGAGGCGTCCGCCCGGTGCGACGCGAGACGTCAGCATCGAGGCAAGCAGCTTGAGCGGATTCGACAGGATATTGGCGACCACGATATTGAACTGGCCGTCGCGCAGATCGTCGGGCAGCCCGTATTCGACCGGCGCATGATTGCGTTCGCTGTTGTAGCGGGCGGACTCGACCGCTTGCGGATCGATATCGATACCGATGACCGGATCGGCGCCGCACTTGCGCGCGAGAATCGCCAGAATGCCCGAACCGCAGCCGTAGTCGAGCAGCGACTGACCCGGTTGAACATGCTGTTCGAGCCACTCCATGCACAGGCGCGTGGTCGGATGGCTGCCGGTGCCAAAGGCCAGACCCGGATCGAGTTCGAGGATGAGGGCGTCGGTGTCCGGGGCGTCGTGCCACGACGGCACGACCCAGATCCGCTGGCCGATCTGCATCGGTTCGAACTGCGATTGCGTGAGGCGCACCCAATCCTGGTCTTCCACGTCACGCAAGGTGAACGCGGGGGACTCGGTGAGACCCAGTTCATTGATCGCCGCCGCGAGCAGCACGGCGGCGTCCTGATCTTCCCCCACCAGCGCGACCACGCGCGAGTGTTGCCACGCGGTGTCCGGCGGGGTCAGGCCAGGCTCGCCGAACATCGGCTGCTCGTCGGGCGTGTCGGCGTCCGCGTCTTCGACCGAGACCGACAGCACGCCGAGATCGAGCAGGGCGTCTGACAGGGCCTCGGCCTGAGCACGGGCGACTTCTACGACGAGTTCGCGATACATAGCGAGTAGTTCCTGCGAAATAACGACTTAATTACCGCCGACGGCAGACTTCTGCGCCAGCTTGTGTTCCAGATAATGAATGCTCGTGCCGCCTTCGACGAACTTGGCGTCGAGCATCAATTCCCGGTGCAGGGGGATGTTCGTCTGGATACCTTCGATCACGATTTCCGAGAGCGCCACGCGCATGCGGCGAATCGCCTGATCGCGCGTTGCACCGTAGGCGATCAGCTTGCCGATCATCGAGTCGTAGTTAGGCGGGACGAAATAGCCGTTGTACGCATGCGAGTCAACGCGAATGCCGGGGCCGCCCGGCATATGCCAGGCGGTGATGCGGCCCGGCGACGGCGTGAACTTGAACGGATCTTCGGCGTTGATACGGCACTCGATGGCGTGACCCTGGAACTGGATGTCGCGCTGACGGTAGGCGAGCTTCTCGCCGGCCGCGATGCGGATCTGTTCCTGCACGATATCGATACCCGTGATCATCTCCGTGACCGGGTGTTCGACCTGCACGCGCGTGTTCATTTCGATGAAGTAGAACTCGTTGTTCTCGAACAGGAACTCGAACGTGCCGGCGCCGACATAACCCATCTTCTTGCAGGCGTCGGCGCAGCGATCACCGATGCGCTCGATCAGACGGCGCGGGATCAGCGGTGCAGTCGCCTCTTCGATCACCTTCTGGTGACGGCGCTGCATCGAGCAATCGCGCTCGCCCAGCCAGATGGCATTCTTGTGCTTGTCGGCGAGAATCTGGATTTCGATATGGCGCGGGTTCTCGAGGAACTTCTCCATATAGACTTCCGGGTTGCCGAATGCACGGCCCGCTTCTTCACGAGTCATGTTGACCGCGTTCACGAGCGCCGCTTCCGTGTGCACCACGCGCATGCCGCGACCACCGCCGCCGCCTGCGGCCTTGATGATCACCGGATAGCCGATCTGACGTGCAATGCGCACGATTTCCTTCGGATCGTCGGGCAATGCGCCTTCCGAACCCGGCACGCACGGCACACCGGTCTTGATCATCGTCTGCTTGGCCGAGACCTTGTCGCCCATCAGGCGAATGGTGTCGGGGCGCGGACCGATGAACGTAAAGCCCGATTGCTCGACGCGCTCGGCGAAGTCGGCATTTTCGGAGAGGAAACCGTAGCCCGGGTGAATGGCCTGAGCGTCGGTGACTTCCGCTGCGCTGATGAGCGCCGGCATGTTCAGATAGCTCAACGGCGACGGGGCCGGGCCGATACAAACGGCTTCGTCAGCGAGCTTGACGTACTTCGCTTCCTTATCCGCTTCGGAATACACCACGACGGTCTTGATGCCCATCTCGCGGCACGCGCGCTGGATGCGCAAGGCGATTTCGCCGCGGTTGGCGATGAGAATTTTTTCAAACATTATGTGCAGTCCTGCCCGTAAGGGGAGAGGATCGGGGCCGGGCGCCGCTGGCAGCCGGGCGGCACACAGCCGCGCAGGCGGGGCGTCCGACAACCGGCATTAGCCGATCACGAACAGCGGTTGACCGTATTCCACGGCTTGACCGTTCTCGACCAGAATTTCCTTGATCACGCCAGCCTTGTCCGACTCGATTTCGTTGAGCAGCTTCATCGCTTCGATGATGCACAGCGTCTGGCCTTCCTTGACCGTGTCGCCGACTTGCGCGAACGGATCGGCACCCGGCGACGGGGCGCGATAGAACGTCCCGACCATCGGCGAGGTCACGATATGACCTTGCGGCAGCACCGGCGTTGCCGGGGCCGGTGCGGCGCTCGACGCGACCGGGGCTTGCGCAGCGGCCTGCGGGGCGAGTGCCGGCATGGCCATCTGCATCGGGGCGGCGATCACTTGCGGCGGTGCCTTGACGATGCGGACCTTGCCTTCGCCTTCGGTGACTTCGAGTTCGGAAATACCCGATTCGGCCACGAGGTCGATCAACGTCTTGAGTTTGCGCAAATCCATGAAGGAAGCTCCTTGATTCGATATCGACGCGGAGGCAGCGCCCCCGCGCGGGGAAATAGGGGATGTAAGAGGACTACCCGCCGGCGAGTCGCCGCAGGGCAAAATCGAGTGCGAAGGTGTAACCGCGCCAGCCCAGGCCGCAGATCACGCCTTGCGCAATATCGGATAAGTACGAGTGATGCCGGAAGGCCTCGCGCGCATGGACGTTCGAGAGGTGAACCTCGACGAACGGTATGCCTACCCCGGCCAGCGCGTCGCGAATGGCTACGCTGGTGTGGGTGTAGGCCGCAGGGTTGATGACGATGAAGTCGATCGACTCATCGCGCGCCGCCTGAATCCGGTCAACCAATGCGCCTTCGTGATTGCTCTGGAATGTCGCCACCTCGGCACCCGCCGCCTTGCCTTGCGCCACAAGGGCGGAGTCAATGTCGGCCAACGTCGTGCGACCGTACACCTCCGGCTCGCGAGTACCGAGCAGGTTCAGGTTAGGGCCATGGAGCACGAGAATGCGGTGAGGCATCGGCGAATCAAATTTCACGAAATTGGGCGCAATTAAACGCCAGTTGGTGGATTTTGTCCAGTGGGGCGAAAATCGGGCCCCGCCACTCACGTCTGGCGGGACTTCCCGGGATTTCCCTTTTTCGCGGTGGGGTCAGATGAGCGGTTTGAGCGCTGTGCGGACTTCGTCCGACGTGATGCGGCCGAGTTTCTCGTAGTGCAGACGGCCTTGAGGGTCGATCACGACGGTAAAGGGTAACGCCCCGGCCTTGTTGCCCAACGCCCGGGCCAGATCGGTGCCTGCGTAACCCGCCACGAGCAATGGATAGTCCACCTTCACCTTTTGTTCGAAGGCGATCATGTTCTGCGCGGTATCGATGCCGATTCCGACGAATTGGACGTTTTTACTACCGAATTCCGCAGATAACGCCTGCAAATCGGGCATTTCTTCCACGCAGGGCCCGCACCACGGGGCCCAGAAGTTGACCACCAGTGTTTTGCCGCGCCATTGAGAGACGGCTTGCTCGTTACCGCTCAGGTCGGGCAGGCGGGTAGCGAGCAACTGGGCGACGGCGGCGTCCGAGGCGCTCGCCGCCGGCTGGTTCCGGTGGCCGAGCCAGAATCCGCCCGCCAGTCCTGCGAGCGCCAGAATCACCAGAATAACGATGCGTTTTGCCATGATGGGAGGGTGGGCAGAGGTGCCGGGATCAACGGTAGACGAAAAACGGAGGGTAATTGCGAAGAATTAATGGGGATTTGGTCGCCATCTGACGACAGATCAACTGCTGTGCGCTTGTTCGGTCGCTTCGGCGATCAGTGAGCGCAGACCGTTCGCATCCACGCGCACCGGGCGGCCATTGCCGTCGCTCGCCTTGAGCGCACCCCGCATGTCGTCCATGGAGTAGAGCGACAGGTGCACGCCCGCTGGCTCACCGCGTTGATGACGCTCGCGCCAGAGGAAACTCAGTGTCTCGACCATACCGCGGCCATTGAAATGGCGGCTCTCCGAGACTTCATAGTCGATGCCCCGATTCAGCAGATCAATGGCCACTTCTTTCGGATTGTCGCAAAAAGCCTGCAGATAGATATCCGATAGTGCCGTGGCGGTGCCGTTATAGACGGCGCCGGTAATATATGGCCGGTAGCGCGCCAGCTCAGTCATCACCGTGAGCGCCACCTGACGCAGGTGCGCCAGCTCGGCCGGTTGCGTGTCGGAGAGGAATGTCTGGACATACTCACGGACTTCCGCTTCGATCTGGTCATTATCTGGCAGCAATTCGCCGGCAATGCGCGTCTCTCCGGTGATCTGCTTCGCTGCCTTGCGCTTCGCGCTGGCATAGTCGGCGCCCTCCTCAGCGATCAGGCGGGCGGCGGCCAGCGCAATT
This window of the Pandoraea fibrosis genome carries:
- the aroQ gene encoding type II 3-dehydroquinate dehydratase, coding for MPHRILVLHGPNLNLLGTREPEVYGRTTLADIDSALVAQGKAAGAEVATFQSNHEGALVDRIQAARDESIDFIVINPAAYTHTSVAIRDALAGVGIPFVEVHLSNVHAREAFRHHSYLSDIAQGVICGLGWRGYTFALDFALRRLAGG
- the accB gene encoding acetyl-CoA carboxylase biotin carboxyl carrier protein; this encodes MDLRKLKTLIDLVAESGISELEVTEGEGKVRIVKAPPQVIAAPMQMAMPALAPQAAAQAPVASSAAPAPATPVLPQGHIVTSPMVGTFYRAPSPGADPFAQVGDTVKEGQTLCIIEAMKLLNEIESDKAGVIKEILVENGQAVEYGQPLFVIG
- the accC gene encoding acetyl-CoA carboxylase biotin carboxylase subunit, encoding MFEKILIANRGEIALRIQRACREMGIKTVVVYSEADKEAKYVKLADEAVCIGPAPSPLSYLNMPALISAAEVTDAQAIHPGYGFLSENADFAERVEQSGFTFIGPRPDTIRLMGDKVSAKQTMIKTGVPCVPGSEGALPDDPKEIVRIARQIGYPVIIKAAGGGGGRGMRVVHTEAALVNAVNMTREEAGRAFGNPEVYMEKFLENPRHIEIQILADKHKNAIWLGERDCSMQRRHQKVIEEATAPLIPRRLIERIGDRCADACKKMGYVGAGTFEFLFENNEFYFIEMNTRVQVEHPVTEMITGIDIVQEQIRIAAGEKLAYRQRDIQFQGHAIECRINAEDPFKFTPSPGRITAWHMPGGPGIRVDSHAYNGYFVPPNYDSMIGKLIAYGATRDQAIRRMRVALSEIVIEGIQTNIPLHRELMLDAKFVEGGTSIHYLEHKLAQKSAVGGN
- the prmA gene encoding 50S ribosomal protein L11 methyltransferase — encoded protein: MYRELVVEVARAQAEALSDALLDLGVLSVSVEDADADTPDEQPMFGEPGLTPPDTAWQHSRVVALVGEDQDAAVLLAAAINELGLTESPAFTLRDVEDQDWVRLTQSQFEPMQIGQRIWVVPSWHDAPDTDALILELDPGLAFGTGSHPTTRLCMEWLEQHVQPGQSLLDYGCGSGILAILARKCGADPVIGIDIDPQAVESARYNSERNHAPVEYGLPDDLRDGQFNIVVANILSNPLKLLASMLTSRVAPGGRLALSGVLERQADEVIAAYAPYMKMSVWRAHDGWVCLHGQAAS
- a CDS encoding TlpA family protein disulfide reductase yields the protein MAKRIVILVILALAGLAGGFWLGHRNQPAASASDAAVAQLLATRLPDLSGNEQAVSQWRGKTLVVNFWAPWCGPCVEEMPDLQALSAEFGSKNVQFVGIGIDTAQNMIAFEQKVKVDYPLLVAGYAGTDLARALGNKAGALPFTVVIDPQGRLHYEKLGRITSDEVRTALKPLI